A single window of Leptospira inadai serovar Lyme str. 10 DNA harbors:
- a CDS encoding tetratricopeptide repeat protein, with protein MTFFSQILSIHRKKPTEMRQKFRHVFALLMSLILLSCDSSQEWVNLAREKHSQGNIAEALYYYDLALRKNPDNVVANRNLGILLAESDEAPGSAAFYLEKAHIKDPKNPDILLYLLEIYLKAGSKTESDRVLKSFADGWDKDRESLAKFLKECLLDDKKNPSERKRFQENRIPDANPASKRMFRECEEKLYPDNSTKS; from the coding sequence ATGACTTTTTTTAGTCAAATTTTATCCATCCACCGGAAAAAACCTACGGAAATGAGACAGAAGTTCCGACACGTATTTGCGCTTCTTATGTCCCTAATCCTTCTTTCCTGCGATTCTTCCCAGGAATGGGTAAATCTCGCCCGAGAAAAACACTCCCAGGGCAATATCGCCGAAGCACTTTACTACTATGATTTGGCGCTTAGAAAAAATCCCGATAACGTCGTCGCAAATCGGAATTTGGGAATTCTTTTGGCGGAAAGCGACGAAGCCCCGGGCTCCGCGGCATTTTATTTAGAAAAAGCGCATATAAAGGATCCGAAGAATCCGGACATCCTTCTCTATTTATTAGAAATTTATTTAAAAGCGGGTTCGAAGACCGAATCGGATCGGGTTTTAAAATCTTTCGCCGATGGATGGGATAAGGATAGGGAAAGCCTGGCAAAGTTTTTGAAAGAATGTTTGTTGGATGATAAAAAAAATCCGAGTGAAAGAAAGCGCTTTCAGGAAAATCGAATCCCGGATGCAAACCCTGCTTCCAAGCGAATGTTCCGAGAGTGCGAAGAAAAACTGTATCCCGATAATTCGACAAAATCCTGA
- a CDS encoding LA_2478/LA_2722/LA_4182 family protein, whose translation MNPKIIVFFLSCSLFVSACRKGPSLSREEVKNLSSSYIRELCRKNLECSAMYLESLSASEQEEAKSEFYSLEQCMENQKDQSILPDDYEKVTDEQIAKVRHCMDDLLKTPCASMEESGGIPSCQDLFRSIE comes from the coding sequence ATGAACCCGAAAATTATCGTATTTTTTCTATCTTGTTCGTTATTCGTTTCGGCCTGTCGCAAAGGGCCGTCACTGTCGCGGGAAGAAGTTAAAAATTTAAGTTCTTCTTATATTCGAGAATTATGCCGTAAGAATCTGGAATGCTCCGCAATGTATCTGGAATCCTTATCCGCGTCCGAACAGGAGGAGGCGAAATCCGAATTCTACTCTTTAGAACAATGTATGGAGAACCAAAAGGACCAGAGCATTCTCCCGGACGATTATGAAAAAGTGACCGACGAACAAATCGCGAAAGTTCGGCATTGCATGGATGATTTACTCAAGACACCGTGCGCTTCGATGGAGGAATCCGGCGGGATTCCTTCCTGCCAGGATTTGTTCCGATCGATCGAATGA
- the xerD gene encoding site-specific tyrosine recombinase XerD: MTSSHKNLLQNFQEYLSVEKGLSDNSIYSYGYDLNKFKNFLEKEHIDFLEVQANDIVRFLNEERNRKISAKTIAREVVAIRQFYKFLKDEKKLDSNPTEKIETPEVMRSIPDYLTQEEIEELFSAIREDHLYELRDKCIFELLYSSGLRISEACNLRLTDMDMAGMTLTVEGKGGRQRLVPFGEKSLDILNRYLKQSRPYILKNRNCDYLFVSKKGSFINRKSVWRLLNHYIKRTSIKKKVTPHTLRHSFATHLLENHADLKSVQELLGHIDISTTQIYTHMANKTLKEVHKKFHPRG; encoded by the coding sequence GTGACATCTTCTCATAAGAATTTACTCCAAAATTTCCAGGAATACCTTTCGGTAGAGAAGGGTCTGAGCGACAATTCGATCTACTCGTACGGGTACGATTTAAACAAGTTTAAGAACTTCCTGGAGAAGGAACATATCGACTTCTTAGAAGTGCAGGCTAACGATATCGTCCGTTTCCTGAACGAAGAACGGAATCGAAAAATTTCCGCTAAGACGATCGCGAGGGAAGTCGTCGCAATTCGACAATTTTATAAATTCCTTAAAGACGAAAAGAAATTGGATTCGAATCCGACGGAGAAAATCGAAACTCCCGAAGTGATGCGCTCCATTCCCGACTATCTGACTCAGGAAGAAATCGAAGAACTTTTTAGCGCGATTCGCGAGGATCATCTCTACGAACTGAGAGATAAGTGCATCTTCGAACTTTTATATTCGTCAGGTCTCCGGATTTCGGAGGCATGCAATCTTCGCTTAACGGACATGGACATGGCCGGGATGACTTTAACGGTCGAAGGTAAAGGCGGACGCCAAAGACTGGTTCCGTTCGGCGAGAAATCCTTGGATATTCTCAATAGATATCTTAAACAAAGTAGACCTTATATTCTGAAGAACCGCAATTGCGATTATTTGTTCGTATCGAAGAAAGGATCGTTTATCAATCGTAAATCGGTTTGGAGACTCTTGAATCATTATATCAAAAGAACGAGCATCAAAAAGAAAGTCACTCCTCATACGTTGCGGCATTCCTTTGCGACCCATCTTTTGGAAAATCACGCAGACCTCAAATCGGTTCAGGAACTATTGGGACATATCGATATATCTACGACTCAGATATACACTCATATGGCTAATAAGACCCTGAAGGAAGTTCACAAGAAATTCCATCCGAGAGGATAA
- the trxB gene encoding thioredoxin-disulfide reductase translates to MSHKVVIIGSGPAGHTAAIYAARANLRPVMYEGFMAGGIAAGGQLTTTTEVENFPGFPEGIDGTHLTQLFRAQSEKYGTTIHTQNITKVDFSSRPFKLWSDDELIEAESVIIATGATAKRMFIAGEDSYWQKGISACAVCDGALPIYRNKELAVIGGGDSAVEEASHLTKFASKVYLVHRRDSLRASKIMQKRATTHPKIEILWNTTVEAASGNGNQLTALTVKDIPSGKTRELPVGGLFYAIGHKPNTEIFEGQLELDETGYIKTIPGTTKTNIEGVFAAGDVQDKNYRQAITAAGSGCMAALEAERWLESREE, encoded by the coding sequence ATGTCTCATAAAGTCGTAATTATCGGTTCCGGTCCTGCCGGGCATACGGCAGCAATCTATGCAGCGAGAGCCAATCTTCGCCCAGTCATGTACGAAGGTTTTATGGCCGGTGGAATTGCTGCCGGAGGTCAATTAACTACGACAACCGAAGTAGAGAATTTTCCCGGATTTCCGGAAGGAATCGACGGAACTCATCTAACACAGCTTTTCCGAGCTCAATCGGAAAAGTACGGCACCACGATCCATACTCAAAACATTACGAAAGTGGATTTTTCTTCCAGACCGTTTAAGCTCTGGTCCGACGACGAATTGATCGAAGCCGAGTCCGTCATCATCGCGACAGGAGCGACCGCCAAAAGAATGTTCATTGCAGGAGAAGATTCTTATTGGCAAAAAGGAATCTCCGCTTGCGCGGTTTGCGACGGCGCACTTCCGATTTATAGAAACAAAGAACTGGCCGTAATCGGAGGCGGAGATTCCGCCGTCGAAGAAGCGTCTCACTTAACCAAGTTCGCCTCGAAAGTATATTTGGTGCACAGACGAGACAGTCTGCGTGCTTCTAAGATCATGCAAAAGCGCGCGACAACCCATCCGAAAATCGAGATTCTTTGGAACACGACGGTGGAAGCGGCGTCGGGAAACGGAAACCAATTAACCGCGCTAACAGTAAAGGATATTCCTTCCGGTAAGACCAGAGAACTTCCTGTCGGAGGTCTCTTTTATGCGATCGGTCATAAACCGAATACGGAAATCTTCGAAGGTCAATTGGAGTTGGACGAGACCGGTTATATTAAAACGATCCCGGGAACCACGAAAACGAATATCGAAGGAGTTTTTGCTGCCGGAGACGTTCAGGATAAAAATTATCGACAAGCGATTACTGCGGCGGGTTCCGGTTGTATGGCCGCATTAGAGGCGGAGCGCTGGTTGGAATCTAGAGAGGAATAA
- a CDS encoding ATP-binding protein, with protein MTDPKQTSYSNQFRIQIPSHPRYVSVARNFVYNLARESGFSLYDSADLKLAVGECLLNVIKHAYLGKYEYPIFLEILIFDNRMEVRIRDFGVQKNLSEMRGYDLGDYREEGIGLYLVRKLTDHFYVDQSGKGNRLILTKMK; from the coding sequence TTGACAGACCCTAAACAAACGAGCTATTCAAACCAGTTTCGGATCCAGATCCCGTCTCATCCGCGCTACGTTTCCGTGGCGCGGAACTTCGTTTATAATCTAGCCAGGGAATCCGGCTTTTCGTTATACGATTCCGCCGATCTGAAATTGGCGGTCGGCGAATGTCTTCTCAACGTGATTAAGCACGCCTATTTGGGCAAATACGAATATCCGATTTTTCTGGAAATCCTGATTTTCGATAATCGAATGGAAGTCAGGATTCGCGACTTCGGGGTGCAGAAGAATCTTTCGGAAATGAGAGGATACGATCTCGGGGACTATCGGGAAGAAGGAATCGGATTATATCTAGTACGTAAACTCACCGATCACTTTTATGTGGATCAATCCGGGAAAGGGAATCGACTCATTCTCACCAAAATGAAATAG
- a CDS encoding MBOAT family O-acyltransferase: protein MLFNSVQYLIFAPVVIAVYFLLPARFQKWWLLLTSLYFYAVFRVPFVALLIYSIVLTYYCVVWMDKAVTKFGKLFFLNLVVWGNLLLLYFFKYLDFSFIAWNTILGLQPCQSCFAYPSGVLLPMGISFFTLQAIGYAVDVYRGHVEKAKNLFQFGLFLSFFPQLVAGPIIRAQDMLHQFLEEYRFQKENLLPGIRQIAWGLFKKTFVADPIALIIDPVYGNPSVFGWEALSISAVLFSFQVYCDFSGYSDVAIGTGRIMGYHIPANFREPFLSQSITELWRRWHISFSSWLREYVYIPLGGNKKGIPRMYLNLFLTTFVSGIWHGADWNFIIWGAIHAFLMVLERFILSFKRISEAWEKVPQIIKVAYTFFFFAVSMFFFRAKAVPGYEGSIDIAWTMTTRAFTAANGLPLDVPLPLLVAVVALMAGDYIVDRKIPLLEKLTDRPLWVYSISAVLLSICFILYSVTVSQPFLYFQF, encoded by the coding sequence TTGCTCTTTAATTCGGTTCAATATTTAATTTTTGCGCCCGTTGTCATCGCAGTTTATTTTCTACTCCCCGCTAGGTTTCAGAAGTGGTGGCTACTTTTAACGAGCCTGTATTTCTATGCGGTTTTTAGGGTTCCGTTCGTCGCGTTATTAATTTATTCCATCGTCCTGACTTATTACTGCGTAGTGTGGATGGATAAGGCCGTCACCAAATTCGGAAAATTATTTTTTTTGAATTTGGTCGTCTGGGGAAATCTGCTCCTTCTCTATTTTTTCAAGTATCTGGATTTTTCCTTTATCGCTTGGAATACGATTCTGGGTCTGCAGCCTTGCCAGTCTTGCTTCGCTTATCCCTCGGGAGTCCTTCTTCCGATGGGAATCTCGTTCTTTACGTTGCAAGCGATCGGATATGCGGTGGACGTTTACCGTGGTCATGTGGAGAAAGCTAAGAATCTTTTTCAGTTCGGTCTGTTTTTGAGCTTCTTCCCGCAATTAGTGGCCGGGCCCATTATTCGCGCTCAGGATATGCTCCACCAATTTTTGGAAGAGTATAGATTCCAAAAAGAGAATCTGCTTCCTGGGATTCGACAAATCGCCTGGGGATTATTTAAGAAGACGTTTGTAGCCGATCCGATTGCCTTAATCATTGATCCCGTTTATGGAAACCCGTCCGTATTCGGATGGGAGGCGTTGTCGATTTCCGCCGTTTTATTTTCCTTTCAAGTATATTGCGATTTTTCCGGCTATTCCGACGTTGCTATCGGGACAGGACGGATCATGGGCTATCATATCCCTGCCAATTTTCGGGAGCCGTTTTTATCCCAGTCCATTACCGAGCTTTGGAGGCGCTGGCATATTTCGTTCAGTTCCTGGCTGAGAGAATACGTGTACATTCCTCTCGGGGGAAACAAGAAAGGCATTCCTAGAATGTATCTAAACCTGTTTCTTACCACCTTTGTGAGCGGGATTTGGCACGGCGCCGATTGGAATTTCATTATTTGGGGAGCGATTCACGCTTTCTTAATGGTACTAGAGCGATTTATCCTGTCGTTTAAACGGATTTCGGAGGCTTGGGAAAAAGTTCCGCAAATTATAAAAGTTGCATATACTTTCTTTTTCTTTGCGGTATCGATGTTTTTCTTTCGAGCGAAAGCCGTACCCGGATATGAGGGCAGTATCGATATCGCCTGGACCATGACCACGCGTGCGTTTACCGCTGCTAACGGATTACCGCTGGATGTCCCTCTCCCGTTATTGGTTGCGGTAGTCGCTCTCATGGCAGGAGATTATATCGTGGATCGAAAGATTCCGTTATTGGAGAAGCTTACGGATAGACCGCTTTGGGTTTACTCGATTTCCGCGGTTTTACTTTCCATTTGTTTTATTCTTTATAGCGTAACCGTAAGCCAGCCGTTTCTATATTTCCAGTTTTAA
- a CDS encoding LA_2490 family SGNH/GDSL-type esterase, with translation MSFAKKAGWTLFLVGIAFLGTEIGLRFLKSPSLQYYRDLKVLHRYHPDYYVGLEPNQSLFVRHFAGKWEGRISTNSLGLRGTKDPIANRPKLLCLGDSLVMGFGVGDPDTFCSLLDGLELKGGARQSLNLGVDAYGSSGSYLRLKDIGARLDHVSEVLFFISPNDFDMPEALAAKGILPDDQTDAARESDPNYRRNFRIQFELTKWSYALQAMKLAWEQLSVTASVTKMNIANEIKSAGMSENSQPGENLGSYIKNSFYHPPKRPNCSPLAPVMQEVALGPICPEPVPADVRCSDTIPKLTELEPLPELTQRSYDGMIALAKEKGFRLIPVIVPIQVEEIYCYNNGKYHKLENYAIRSASYFEKKGIPVMRLKKDTVSMCKIGADGRRIGILDYFIPEDGHFTKIGNQWLAEAIAKHLKESPFAL, from the coding sequence ATGAGTTTTGCGAAAAAGGCAGGATGGACCCTCTTTTTGGTAGGAATCGCATTCCTGGGCACGGAAATCGGACTTCGGTTCCTCAAATCCCCCTCTCTCCAGTACTATAGAGATCTAAAAGTTCTGCATCGGTACCATCCGGATTACTACGTGGGTCTAGAGCCGAATCAGTCCCTTTTCGTAAGGCATTTTGCCGGGAAATGGGAGGGACGGATTTCCACGAATTCCCTGGGCTTGCGCGGAACTAAAGATCCGATTGCGAACCGACCCAAGCTCTTATGTCTAGGCGATAGCCTTGTGATGGGATTTGGAGTGGGGGATCCGGATACGTTTTGCTCTTTGCTGGATGGTCTGGAGCTAAAGGGAGGCGCCCGGCAATCCCTGAATTTAGGAGTGGATGCCTACGGTTCTTCGGGTTCGTATCTGAGGCTGAAAGATATCGGCGCTCGACTGGATCATGTTTCCGAGGTTCTATTCTTTATTTCGCCGAATGATTTCGATATGCCGGAAGCGTTGGCTGCTAAAGGAATCCTTCCCGACGATCAGACGGATGCTGCGAGAGAATCGGATCCGAATTATAGAAGAAATTTTCGAATTCAATTCGAACTCACGAAATGGTCTTACGCTTTGCAAGCCATGAAGCTGGCTTGGGAGCAATTATCGGTCACTGCCTCAGTGACCAAAATGAATATCGCGAACGAAATTAAGTCAGCGGGAATGTCCGAAAATTCGCAACCGGGAGAAAACTTAGGATCGTATATTAAGAATTCCTTTTATCATCCTCCTAAGCGGCCGAACTGTTCCCCCCTGGCGCCGGTAATGCAGGAGGTCGCGTTAGGACCGATTTGTCCGGAACCGGTTCCTGCCGATGTTCGCTGTTCGGATACTATACCGAAATTGACCGAGTTAGAGCCTTTACCTGAATTAACGCAACGTAGCTACGATGGAATGATCGCTCTCGCAAAGGAGAAAGGGTTTCGATTGATTCCGGTGATCGTTCCCATTCAGGTGGAAGAGATATACTGTTATAATAACGGGAAATATCATAAATTGGAAAATTACGCGATTCGGTCCGCGTCCTATTTCGAAAAGAAAGGAATCCCGGTGATGAGACTGAAGAAGGATACCGTAAGTATGTGTAAGATCGGAGCGGACGGACGGCGCATCGGCATACTAGATTATTTTATCCCGGAAGACGGACATTTTACTAAGATCGGAAACCAATGGCTGGCGGAAGCGATCGCCAAACATTTGAAGGAGAGCCCATTTGCTCTTTAA
- a CDS encoding LA_2486 family SGNH/GDSL-type esterase, with protein sequence MKSLVYLKIGILLSFIFIILEISLRLPYFESVRFGLADKELHCLSKDLLPWIRLCPNRRLTLFHPAKKYSYSIRTDENGERISYEPGTTPLTAQKEIWILGDSVAMGYLVEDRESISWKLGERIGSSVRVRNLGVDAVGTLGIRERLRELLMRSDPPHTAYWIYHISDVADSFREEALFESRVRRFLTRVSFYLSRYSAVFNGWKALREKYLPSLADNRISLQEETATESLKKDHPHRLALKRLFSFCKDKKIPLVIVFLPEPNSANKPVFQSPILNDVQSLALENRISVLDLRPRLESIWKEKQEPFFLARDGHPNPYTYGLVADFLSEDSTRR encoded by the coding sequence TTGAAGTCGCTTGTCTATCTTAAAATCGGAATTTTACTTTCATTCATTTTTATAATATTAGAAATATCGCTTAGACTCCCCTACTTTGAATCCGTTCGATTCGGATTAGCCGATAAGGAACTGCACTGTCTTTCCAAGGATCTTCTTCCATGGATACGATTGTGTCCGAATAGGCGACTGACCCTCTTTCACCCCGCAAAGAAATACTCGTACAGTATACGGACCGATGAGAACGGAGAACGAATCAGCTACGAACCGGGAACAACACCGCTTACCGCTCAAAAGGAAATCTGGATATTAGGAGATTCCGTCGCAATGGGGTATTTAGTGGAAGATCGGGAATCGATTTCATGGAAGTTGGGCGAAAGGATCGGTTCTTCCGTCCGAGTCAGGAATCTAGGCGTGGATGCGGTAGGCACGTTAGGAATTCGGGAGAGGCTGCGAGAATTACTGATGCGATCCGACCCACCGCATACCGCCTATTGGATTTATCATATTTCCGATGTCGCCGACTCGTTTCGGGAAGAAGCTCTGTTTGAATCTAGAGTAAGACGATTCTTAACCAGAGTCTCCTTCTACTTATCCAGATACAGCGCCGTCTTTAACGGATGGAAAGCATTGCGGGAGAAATACCTCCCCTCCCTTGCCGACAATCGAATTTCTTTGCAGGAGGAAACCGCGACGGAATCGCTAAAGAAAGATCACCCGCATCGCCTAGCTCTAAAGCGATTATTTTCTTTTTGTAAAGATAAAAAAATTCCCTTGGTGATCGTATTTCTACCGGAACCGAATTCCGCAAATAAACCCGTCTTTCAATCGCCGATCTTAAACGACGTCCAGTCTCTCGCCCTTGAAAATCGAATTTCAGTCTTGGATTTGAGACCGAGGTTGGAATCGATTTGGAAAGAGAAGCAAGAACCTTTTTTCCTGGCCCGGGATGGACATCCCAATCCGTATACGTACGGACTCGTTGCCGATTTCCTGAGCGAAGATTCAACCCGCCGTTAA
- a CDS encoding tetratricopeptide repeat protein translates to MAEPSSPEYSPQDLEQIRSILDPLSRNPETSEDLNPMLSAFRDKMGFTMPISIGEEEPEEENREESESEFGEAEEDGEPTPSTGRPKPISFSDEDDIDLDELLNQPPSGAGKTSEEEDPFARMGEGEPTAADDFSTPPEDPFAEEFPSEEPSPTGMEDFGSGEEDPFAGMDSSQELESPFDSPPNEEFSPAESDPFADMGGANPEEPVTDPFGSSGAEDPFADMGVGTSTTEDPFADFDASSMENAPGDEFGLGEGDPFGASPSHESDFGDLGFDSGTGEGEPFTAEPGPSDSDPFSDFAPVSGAGGQDPFSDLSGATSLPEADPFADFSSEPVSEMDLGSTPPGQDFTSFSPDLDAESDSDGDLGAPSFEDDLRSLGGEDKEDLDRSLSDEELAIIQKEILRYPPVLRRSVIEAIVQDKLSKKAQRDLLELIKVESTPEDVAAFLSAALGTTINLTDRSGAYSADGIPIIASDPIYTKEGLLEKRKRVRRTIYTIAAGLLLAFGSYFTYFGIIRPRQAAQHYENGLEQIREMGAKKILGQLGEDERKKYLISIESNFDKGAEILPNDLKYLNLYGVEYSRAGEYELSFGKLFGRIEPDLGFSGTVDSWNRRENAPLVKLAPGESWNDKKLKSHLGINQGVEGIRFLLDQEKTPRKVVAAGAFLVMRLKERIHENDTYRNLGWFHSQVTPDFAEPDGKRGKFKNDALSIDYYRRVFTDGESPYDEKATAGIAKIYYNRREFGKAASFYNRIVEANPKSIPGQAGLVSTYIEMWKESGDPQFVLNHHRLLRNNLDMESELPFYILTKLASFYTALDSEELRIKYNINPVDQVSGIEIEESALRMLDTIYRKSQEDERTKVEIDGKNYAEGYYQRGIYYLALKENVQARRFFEKAASLDEKHWLAVLELAEHSIRVGNFEEAGDLLREAENRYNRNVRWFGTKDEDETLLEGNPTRIYFDQGKIRYLLSAGLTGKESIKEFPGRKIYPFRARFEEDGKSLSVLKEEEERKNRRNELKASLAEFAKVNSDEPKYDLIRKWRRELPSSIRREMKFFQGWVEYMDADFDKALADWTGFEDKDEYYNPTLLMGKGNALFYTKQTKTALGYYLRVKDDMEEKIPAMGIPKADDPYHQEVYQTLTAAYNNIGACYEILAKKATGQQSESYTAEALQNYWKAIETARKIGESSEISLSNKDLLFKREALKQDPILEDWVSPTLESIRDLVRK, encoded by the coding sequence ATGGCCGAGCCCTCATCTCCAGAATACTCCCCCCAGGACTTGGAGCAAATACGCTCCATACTGGACCCACTGAGTCGAAACCCCGAAACATCGGAAGATCTCAACCCGATGCTTTCCGCATTTCGGGACAAGATGGGCTTTACCATGCCCATTTCCATCGGCGAGGAAGAACCGGAAGAAGAAAACCGAGAAGAGTCCGAGAGTGAATTCGGAGAAGCGGAAGAAGACGGCGAACCGACTCCGTCTACCGGAAGACCCAAGCCCATTTCTTTTTCCGACGAAGACGATATCGACTTAGATGAATTATTAAATCAACCGCCGTCCGGAGCGGGAAAAACTTCCGAAGAGGAGGATCCGTTTGCTCGGATGGGAGAAGGGGAACCGACCGCAGCGGACGATTTCTCCACTCCTCCCGAAGATCCCTTTGCCGAAGAATTTCCGAGTGAAGAGCCCTCACCGACTGGGATGGAAGATTTCGGATCGGGAGAAGAGGATCCCTTTGCCGGGATGGATTCAAGCCAAGAGCTGGAATCCCCCTTCGATTCTCCCCCTAACGAAGAATTTAGCCCTGCAGAATCGGATCCGTTTGCAGACATGGGTGGAGCTAATCCTGAAGAACCGGTCACCGACCCGTTCGGAAGTTCGGGAGCAGAAGATCCGTTTGCCGATATGGGTGTAGGAACTTCGACTACGGAAGATCCATTCGCCGACTTTGACGCAAGTTCAATGGAAAATGCACCGGGTGATGAATTCGGTTTGGGCGAAGGGGATCCCTTCGGGGCCTCCCCTTCCCATGAAAGTGATTTCGGAGATCTAGGATTCGATTCGGGAACGGGGGAAGGCGAGCCGTTTACTGCGGAACCTGGCCCTTCCGATTCCGATCCATTCTCGGACTTTGCACCCGTTTCAGGAGCGGGCGGACAAGATCCCTTCTCCGATCTTTCCGGGGCGACTTCCCTACCCGAAGCCGATCCGTTCGCGGATTTTTCCTCGGAACCGGTATCGGAAATGGATCTGGGTTCGACTCCGCCAGGCCAGGATTTTACTAGTTTCTCCCCTGATTTGGATGCGGAATCCGACTCGGACGGAGATCTAGGCGCGCCTTCGTTCGAAGATGATCTCCGTTCCTTGGGCGGTGAAGATAAGGAAGACCTGGATCGCTCCCTAAGCGACGAAGAACTGGCGATCATTCAAAAGGAAATTCTAAGATATCCGCCGGTATTACGTAGGTCCGTAATAGAGGCTATCGTACAAGATAAACTCTCGAAGAAAGCGCAACGGGATCTTTTAGAACTCATCAAGGTCGAAAGTACGCCCGAAGACGTCGCCGCCTTCTTATCCGCAGCGTTAGGGACGACCATCAATTTAACGGATCGTTCCGGCGCTTATTCGGCGGACGGAATTCCTATCATCGCCTCCGATCCGATTTACACGAAAGAGGGATTACTAGAAAAAAGAAAACGAGTTCGCAGAACTATCTATACGATCGCAGCAGGGCTCCTCTTGGCCTTCGGATCCTATTTCACCTATTTCGGAATTATTCGCCCAAGGCAGGCAGCTCAACATTACGAAAATGGATTGGAACAAATTCGTGAGATGGGCGCTAAAAAAATATTAGGCCAGCTCGGCGAGGACGAAAGAAAGAAGTATTTAATCTCCATTGAAAGTAATTTTGACAAAGGCGCGGAAATTCTCCCCAACGATTTAAAATACTTGAATTTATACGGAGTCGAGTACAGTCGCGCCGGAGAATACGAACTTTCTTTCGGAAAATTATTCGGGAGAATCGAGCCCGATCTCGGATTCAGCGGAACCGTGGATTCATGGAATCGGAGAGAAAACGCCCCACTCGTTAAATTAGCTCCCGGCGAATCCTGGAACGATAAGAAATTAAAGAGTCATCTAGGCATCAATCAAGGAGTCGAAGGAATTCGATTTCTATTGGATCAGGAAAAAACTCCCAGAAAAGTAGTGGCTGCCGGCGCGTTCTTGGTGATGCGACTCAAAGAGAGAATTCATGAAAACGATACGTATAGGAATTTAGGTTGGTTCCATTCCCAAGTCACACCCGACTTTGCCGAGCCGGACGGGAAGCGCGGAAAATTCAAAAACGACGCTCTCTCGATCGATTATTATCGTAGAGTCTTTACCGACGGCGAGAGTCCTTACGACGAGAAAGCGACTGCAGGTATCGCTAAAATCTATTATAATCGAAGGGAATTCGGAAAGGCGGCATCCTTTTATAATAGAATCGTAGAAGCCAATCCCAAAAGCATTCCCGGTCAGGCAGGTTTAGTTTCCACTTATATAGAAATGTGGAAAGAAAGCGGGGACCCTCAATTCGTGCTAAACCACCATAGACTTTTGCGGAACAATTTGGATATGGAGTCCGAACTTCCCTTTTATATCCTCACGAAACTAGCCTCCTTTTACACCGCGTTGGATTCCGAGGAGTTGCGAATCAAATATAATATCAATCCGGTCGATCAGGTTTCGGGAATCGAAATCGAAGAAAGCGCTCTCAGAATGTTGGATACGATCTATCGTAAATCCCAGGAAGACGAACGAACTAAAGTGGAGATCGACGGTAAAAATTATGCGGAAGGCTATTACCAACGCGGCATTTATTATTTAGCATTAAAAGAAAACGTTCAGGCCCGCCGGTTTTTTGAAAAAGCGGCGAGCTTGGACGAAAAGCATTGGCTTGCCGTTCTGGAACTGGCGGAGCATTCCATTCGCGTCGGCAACTTCGAGGAGGCCGGAGACCTTTTACGGGAAGCGGAAAACAGATACAATAGAAACGTCCGCTGGTTTGGTACGAAGGACGAGGACGAAACCCTTTTGGAAGGAAATCCCACTCGGATTTATTTCGACCAAGGAAAAATTCGATATCTACTTTCCGCCGGATTAACCGGTAAGGAATCGATCAAGGAATTCCCGGGACGAAAAATTTATCCGTTCCGTGCCCGATTTGAAGAAGACGGAAAAAGTCTTTCGGTTCTAAAAGAGGAAGAGGAAAGAAAGAATCGCCGCAACGAATTAAAAGCCTCTCTGGCGGAATTCGCAAAAGTCAATTCCGACGAACCTAAATACGATCTTATCCGTAAATGGAGAAGAGAACTTCCTAGTTCCATACGGCGTGAAATGAAATTCTTTCAAGGCTGGGTGGAATATATGGATGCGGACTTCGATAAGGCCTTGGCGGATTGGACCGGATTCGAAGATAAGGATGAATATTATAATCCGACTCTGCTGATGGGCAAAGGGAACGCTCTCTTTTATACCAAGCAAACCAAGACCGCTTTAGGTTATTATTTAAGGGTCAAAGACGATATGGAAGAAAAAATTCCCGCTATGGGCATCCCGAAAGCGGACGATCCATATCACCAGGAAGTTTACCAGACGCTTACCGCCGCTTACAATAATATAGGGGCTTGCTACGAGATTTTAGCTAAGAAAGCGACGGGTCAACAATCCGAATCGTATACTGCGGAAGCCCTGCAAAATTACTGGAAAGCGATCGAAACCGCGAGAAAAATCGGAGAATCCAGCGAGATATCCCTCTCGAATAAGGATCTCTTGTTTAAGCGGGAAGCATTGAAGCAGGATCCTATCCTGGAAGATTGGGTCTCGCCGACCCTGGAATCGATTCGTGATTTAGTTCGGAAATAG